A stretch of Cyanobacterium sp. HL-69 DNA encodes these proteins:
- a CDS encoding Manganese ABC transporter, inner membrane permease protein SitD produces the protein MDFLIEPLQYGFMQRSLIVAVVVGIICAVVGTYLMVQRLALLGDAISHSVLPGLAIAFIFDWNIFTGAFIAGLLSTILINVIRNNSQIKEDAAMGIVFSAFFALGITLITIVQKDNKIDLNHFLFGNILSVSFVEVRDTIAIALFILFIVIMFYKELLFYTFDKLGAESVGLPVYWLDFSLMILIGLTIVASLKAVGVILVLSLLITPSATAYLLVKRLHEVMLVGVFFGVISSISGMYISFYYNLPSGPAIVLVATFFFFLSFLFSPSQGLFTNYIKLKISDK, from the coding sequence ATGGATTTTTTAATTGAGCCTTTACAATACGGTTTTATGCAACGCTCGTTAATCGTGGCGGTGGTGGTTGGTATCATTTGTGCCGTGGTGGGTACTTATTTGATGGTGCAACGGTTAGCCCTGTTAGGGGATGCCATTAGTCACTCTGTTTTACCAGGGTTGGCGATCGCCTTTATTTTTGATTGGAATATTTTTACAGGGGCTTTTATCGCAGGATTATTAAGCACAATATTAATAAATGTGATCAGAAATAACTCTCAAATCAAGGAAGATGCAGCCATGGGTATTGTTTTTTCCGCCTTTTTTGCCTTGGGAATTACCCTCATTACCATTGTGCAGAAGGATAATAAAATTGACCTCAATCATTTTCTTTTTGGCAATATTTTAAGTGTTAGTTTCGTGGAAGTTAGGGATACCATTGCGATCGCCCTTTTTATCCTCTTTATAGTAATTATGTTCTATAAAGAACTATTGTTTTATACCTTCGACAAACTGGGAGCAGAATCAGTAGGTTTACCGGTGTATTGGCTTGATTTTAGCCTCATGATACTTATAGGCTTAACCATCGTCGCCAGTTTAAAAGCTGTGGGAGTTATCCTCGTTTTATCTTTGCTTATTACCCCTTCAGCCACCGCTTATTTATTGGTAAAAAGACTCCATGAAGTGATGTTGGTGGGGGTATTTTTTGGCGTAATTTCTAGTATTAGCGGAATGTATATTAGTTTTTATTACAATTTGCCCTCTGGACCTGCCATCGTTTTGGTGGCAACTTTTTTCTTCTTTTTATCTTTTTTATTTAGTCCTTCCCAAGGATTATTTACTAATTATATAAAACTAAAAATAAGTGATAAATAA
- the nrdF gene encoding ribonucleoside-diphosphate reductase beta subunit NrdF, whose product MVATVPNTNNQRMPLTPIFNPGGDDRIENRSVWFGNTTNLMQLNDVRYSWAIGLYQQMRENFWIPQKLDITQDVTDYWNLTPEERRAFEGILSYLTFLDSVQTCNIPHLKSSITAPEISLCMAEQISQEGMHNHAYQYMIETIIPSDKRDQVYDFWRTDQVLSARCEFIAGYYQKYIDNPTKENYFIALLSDYLLEGLYFYNGFIFFYNLAARMLMPGSADIFKMINRDELSHVRLYQRLIPEAMKSFDYSFDQIYEMFDTAVKHECRWTNHIVGNNILGITESSTERYTKYLANIRLRAIGLEPLYTDAKYAKSPYTHLEKFSDTKKEGSTKANFFEASVTSYMMSSGVTGWDEI is encoded by the coding sequence ATGGTAGCAACCGTACCGAATACTAATAATCAAAGAATGCCTCTAACACCGATTTTTAATCCGGGGGGTGACGACAGAATTGAGAATCGTAGCGTCTGGTTTGGTAACACCACCAACCTAATGCAACTCAACGATGTACGCTATTCTTGGGCCATCGGCTTGTATCAACAGATGCGGGAAAACTTTTGGATTCCCCAAAAACTTGATATTACCCAAGACGTTACCGATTATTGGAATTTAACCCCAGAAGAAAGACGTGCATTTGAAGGTATTTTATCTTATTTAACCTTCCTGGATTCTGTACAAACTTGTAATATTCCTCACCTAAAAAGTTCTATTACAGCCCCAGAAATTAGCCTTTGTATGGCAGAACAAATTTCTCAGGAAGGAATGCATAATCATGCTTATCAATACATGATTGAGACTATTATTCCTAGTGATAAAAGAGATCAAGTTTATGACTTTTGGCGCACTGACCAAGTGCTTTCTGCCCGTTGTGAATTTATCGCTGGTTATTACCAAAAATACATTGATAATCCCACTAAAGAGAATTATTTTATTGCTCTTTTAAGTGATTATTTATTAGAGGGTTTATATTTCTATAACGGTTTTATTTTCTTCTACAATTTAGCCGCTAGAATGTTAATGCCCGGTTCTGCGGATATTTTCAAAATGATCAACCGTGATGAGTTGAGCCATGTTCGATTATACCAAAGACTGATCCCCGAAGCGATGAAAAGTTTTGATTATTCTTTTGATCAAATTTATGAAATGTTTGACACGGCAGTAAAACATGAGTGTCGTTGGACTAATCACATTGTGGGTAATAATATTTTAGGGATTACTGAGTCTAGCACTGAACGTTATACCAAATATCTTGCTAATATTAGGTTAAGGGCGATCGGTTTAGAGCCTCTTTACACCGATGCTAAGTATGCGAAGAGTCCGTATACTCATTTAGAGAAATTTTCTGATACCAAAAAAGAAGGTAGCACCAAAGCAAACTTTTTTGAAGCTAGTGTCACCAGTTATATGATGTCTTCTGGGGTGACAGGCTGGGATGAAATTTAG
- a CDS encoding Mitochondrial processing peptidase-like protein, translating to MSLTAVKPSLTKTPTITTLSNGLTIIAEQMPVEAVNFNVWFNVGSAVESNQINGMAHFLEHMIFKGSQRLVCGEFERVVEARGAVTNAATSHEYTHFYVTSSPQDFADLAPLQLDLVLNCSLPESEFTREKLVVLEEIRRANDNPRRLAFEKAMKICFPNLPYSRPILGTEEIIEPLTRQQMYDFHRCWYQPASMTVNAVGNLPVEDLTGIVAEAMGDFALGQQTFKPQIIPESPFTDIVREEYVDSALQQSRMIMMWRVPGLMSFHDTLALDVLAMILGQGKLSRLFRSLREDKRLVKGIGASNMNHQVQGVFYIASQLDKDNLDEVEGEILNNIKDIQDNGVSEVELKRVCNLVANQFIFHSEKPSDRANLYGYYYSQLGSLDLAFSYTDNLRSLTVDDIQQAAQKYLDVHAYGIVRAMNE from the coding sequence ATGAGCCTAACCGCAGTTAAACCTAGCCTCACTAAGACACCCACCATCACTACATTATCTAATGGGTTGACCATTATTGCCGAACAAATGCCCGTAGAAGCCGTTAATTTTAATGTATGGTTTAATGTTGGTTCAGCGGTAGAAAGTAATCAAATTAATGGAATGGCTCACTTTTTAGAACATATGATCTTTAAAGGAAGTCAAAGGTTGGTTTGTGGGGAGTTTGAGAGAGTGGTGGAGGCTAGGGGCGCTGTGACAAATGCAGCCACAAGTCATGAATATACCCATTTTTATGTCACTTCTTCTCCCCAAGATTTTGCAGATTTAGCCCCTTTACAGCTAGATTTGGTTTTAAATTGTAGTTTACCTGAGTCGGAGTTTACCAGAGAGAAGTTAGTTGTTTTAGAGGAAATTCGCAGGGCAAACGATAATCCTCGCCGTTTGGCTTTTGAAAAGGCCATGAAGATTTGTTTTCCTAATTTACCTTATTCTCGCCCTATTTTAGGCACAGAAGAAATTATTGAGCCTTTAACAAGGCAACAAATGTATGATTTTCACCGCTGTTGGTATCAACCAGCGTCCATGACGGTTAATGCGGTGGGTAATCTACCTGTGGAGGATTTAACAGGTATTGTGGCGGAAGCTATGGGGGATTTTGCACTGGGGCAACAGACTTTTAAACCTCAGATTATCCCTGAGTCGCCTTTTACCGACATTGTGAGGGAGGAGTATGTAGATTCTGCCCTACAACAATCGAGGATGATTATGATGTGGCGTGTGCCGGGGTTAATGAGTTTTCATGATACCCTTGCTTTGGATGTTTTGGCCATGATTTTGGGGCAGGGTAAGTTATCTCGTTTATTCCGTAGTCTCAGGGAAGATAAAAGGTTAGTGAAGGGTATTGGTGCTAGTAATATGAATCATCAGGTGCAGGGGGTTTTTTATATTGCGAGTCAGTTGGATAAGGATAATTTGGATGAGGTGGAGGGAGAGATTCTTAATAATATCAAGGATATTCAGGATAATGGAGTGTCTGAGGTTGAGTTGAAAAGGGTTTGTAATCTGGTGGCGAATCAGTTTATTTTTCATAGTGAAAAACCGAGCGATCGCGCCAATCTTTACGGTTATTATTATTCTCAGTTAGGTAGTTTAGATCTAGCTTTTAGTTATACTGACAATTTACGCTCTTTGACGGTGGATGACATTCAACAAGCTGCCCAAAAATATCTCGATGTTCATGCCTACGGCATCGTTAGGGCAATGAATGAGTAA
- the pyrH gene encoding uridylate kinase PyrH, producing MIYQRVLLKLSGEALMGNLGYGIDPKVVADIAEDIAQVVKENVEVAIVVGGGNIFRGVKASAAGMDRATADYVGMIATVMNAMTLQDALERMDVPTRVQTAIAMQEVAEPYIRRRAIRHLEVGRVVIFGAGSGNPFFTTDTTAALRAAEIDAQVIFKATKVDGVYDSDPVTNPDARLYKSLNYNHVLTQDLRVMDGTAIALCKENNIPIVVFNLAERGNIIRAIKGEPIGTIIGGSYDVN from the coding sequence ATGATTTACCAACGGGTTTTACTGAAGTTAAGCGGTGAAGCATTAATGGGTAATTTGGGTTATGGAATTGATCCTAAAGTAGTTGCCGATATTGCTGAAGACATTGCGCAGGTTGTAAAAGAAAATGTAGAGGTTGCCATAGTCGTTGGTGGAGGTAATATTTTTAGGGGTGTAAAAGCATCCGCCGCGGGAATGGATAGGGCTACGGCTGACTATGTCGGTATGATTGCCACTGTTATGAATGCTATGACATTACAAGATGCTTTAGAAAGAATGGATGTTCCGACTAGAGTTCAAACTGCGATCGCCATGCAAGAAGTAGCCGAACCTTATATTCGCAGACGTGCCATTCGTCACCTAGAAGTAGGGAGAGTTGTTATATTCGGTGCAGGTTCAGGAAATCCCTTTTTTACCACCGATACCACGGCGGCATTACGGGCAGCAGAAATTGACGCTCAAGTGATTTTTAAAGCCACTAAAGTAGATGGTGTTTATGATAGCGATCCTGTTACTAATCCTGATGCTCGTCTTTATAAAAGTTTAAACTATAACCATGTTTTAACCCAAGATTTGAGGGTAATGGACGGAACTGCGATCGCTCTTTGCAAAGAAAATAATATCCCCATTGTGGTATTCAACCTTGCCGAACGTGGTAATATCATTCGAGCAATAAAAGGTGAACCCATAGGTACAATTATAGGAGGTTCTTATGACGTTAATTGA
- the frr gene encoding ribosome recycling factor Frr — MTLIDDLKANMQKSVERTQQDFNTIRTGRANASLLDKIMIDYYGADTPLKTLAGISTPDSTTILIQPFDRGSMSQIEKAISLSDIGLTPNNDGQVIRLNIPPLTAERRQEFVKLAGKYAEDGKVSVRNHRRDAIDKVRKQEKNSDISEDESRDLQDEIQKVTDLFTTKIDELLVVKEKELTSI; from the coding sequence ATGACGTTAATTGATGATCTAAAAGCTAATATGCAAAAAAGTGTCGAGAGGACACAACAAGACTTTAATACCATTCGCACAGGTAGGGCAAACGCCAGTTTACTCGACAAAATCATGATCGATTACTATGGCGCTGATACTCCCCTAAAAACTTTGGCAGGTATTAGCACCCCCGATTCTACCACTATCTTAATCCAACCTTTTGACCGTGGTAGTATGAGTCAAATTGAAAAAGCCATTTCCCTCTCCGACATTGGTTTAACTCCCAACAACGATGGGCAAGTAATTCGTCTCAATATTCCCCCTCTTACCGCAGAACGCCGCCAAGAATTTGTTAAACTAGCGGGGAAATATGCGGAAGATGGTAAAGTTTCTGTGCGCAATCACCGTCGTGATGCCATTGACAAGGTGAGAAAACAGGAAAAAAATAGTGATATTTCTGAGGATGAATCCCGTGATTTACAGGATGAAATTCAAAAGGTAACGGATTTGTTTACTACCAAAATTGATGAACTTTTAGTCGTTAAAGAGAAGGAATTAACTAGTATTTAA
- a CDS encoding oxidoreductase, Gfo/Idh/MocA family/transferase hexapeptide repeat protein: MINIAILGAGRWGSHFVKIFLNHSYVNLKAVCDSSQERLNFFQEKYQIPQTVKLLTNWQEISNIKELDAVIITTPATSHYNLIKYFLDKNYHALAEKPLTINSSNAKELTDLANKNNLILFVDHTYLFNPLIEELNHKIQKGDIGDLKYGYASRTHADAIRGDVNVIWDLAIHDISIFNYVLGEKPFQVRAEGQNFLSHNLIDVAWLKLFYPSGFVATIHVSWLNADKQRKLTIVGEKGSLVFDEMMSSSPLTLHRANIHQDVSPMMVDGYDIENIDFTPFNTLQLMGDRFLSAIKTNHQPRISTGEFATELIQILEALDTSLKNNSAMVSVNYG; the protein is encoded by the coding sequence ATGATCAATATTGCTATTTTGGGAGCAGGTCGTTGGGGGAGTCATTTTGTTAAAATTTTTCTTAATCATAGCTATGTTAATTTAAAAGCAGTTTGTGATAGTAGCCAAGAAAGATTGAATTTTTTTCAAGAAAAATATCAAATTCCTCAAACAGTTAAGTTATTAACTAATTGGCAAGAGATAAGTAATATAAAAGAGTTAGATGCAGTTATAATAACCACTCCAGCGACTTCTCATTATAACTTGATTAAGTATTTTCTCGACAAAAACTATCATGCATTAGCAGAAAAACCTCTTACAATTAACTCTAGTAATGCTAAAGAATTAACAGATTTAGCTAATAAGAATAACCTAATTTTATTTGTTGATCATACTTATCTATTTAACCCTTTAATTGAAGAATTAAATCACAAAATTCAAAAGGGAGATATAGGAGATTTAAAATATGGCTATGCTTCTCGCACCCATGCTGATGCTATCCGAGGGGATGTTAATGTTATTTGGGATTTAGCCATTCATGATATTTCCATTTTTAACTATGTTTTGGGGGAAAAACCTTTCCAAGTTAGGGCCGAAGGGCAAAATTTTCTCTCTCATAATTTGATAGATGTGGCATGGTTAAAGTTATTTTATCCTAGTGGTTTTGTGGCGACGATTCATGTTAGTTGGTTAAATGCCGATAAACAAAGAAAATTAACCATTGTGGGAGAAAAGGGTAGTTTAGTTTTTGATGAGATGATGTCTTCTTCTCCTTTAACCCTTCATCGGGCAAATATCCATCAAGATGTGTCGCCTATGATGGTGGATGGTTATGACATAGAGAATATCGATTTTACCCCTTTTAATACTTTACAACTAATGGGCGATCGCTTCCTCTCCGCCATCAAAACCAATCATCAACCGAGAATATCCACGGGAGAATTTGCCACCGAATTAATCCAAATCCTCGAAGCGCTAGATACATCATTAAAAAATAATAGTGCCATGGTTTCCGTTAACTATGGATAA
- a CDS encoding Phage shock protein A — translation MAKGDQLYVWRKFANLDGVYQHHGIDIGNGNIIHYRKPSEVVEKTSFDTFSKGNRVYIRQYPRGFSFIPDIVIERAFSRLGEKKYNLLFNNCEHFATWCKTGINESQQVQDFIPTINKLNTFNLFDPLKTAFKDVSNNNTENIIDSALNDIRVAWDRIQPEYKEALKEVDVWQKVAYKALQNNREDLAREALIRKKTNQSKVNELQRELEKLATMTEGLIQSKK, via the coding sequence ATGGCAAAAGGTGATCAACTATATGTGTGGCGTAAATTTGCTAACCTTGATGGCGTATATCAACACCATGGCATCGACATAGGAAATGGCAATATTATCCATTATCGTAAACCTAGCGAGGTAGTAGAAAAAACATCCTTTGACACCTTCAGTAAAGGTAATCGGGTTTATATCCGTCAATATCCTCGGGGTTTTTCTTTCATTCCTGATATTGTCATAGAAAGGGCTTTTAGTCGTCTTGGGGAAAAAAAATATAATTTATTGTTTAATAATTGTGAACATTTTGCCACTTGGTGCAAAACAGGAATTAATGAAAGTCAACAAGTACAAGACTTTATTCCTACTATTAATAAGCTAAATACTTTTAATCTTTTTGATCCCCTTAAAACAGCTTTTAAAGATGTTAGTAATAATAATACCGAAAATATTATTGATAGTGCTTTAAATGATATTAGAGTGGCTTGGGATAGAATACAACCTGAATATAAAGAAGCTCTCAAAGAAGTTGATGTATGGCAAAAAGTTGCCTATAAAGCGCTACAAAATAACCGTGAAGATTTGGCAAGGGAGGCTTTGATTAGAAAGAAAACAAATCAAAGTAAAGTTAATGAATTACAAAGGGAACTAGAAAAATTAGCTACCATGACAGAAGGACTAATTCAGAGTAAAAAATAA
- the gpsA gene encoding glycerol-3-phosphate dehydrogenase (NAD(P)+) GpsA, producing the protein MTTENLKTIIIGAGAWGTSLCFLLNRAGFECEVWSRRAEKSLEEVVKDADVIISAISMKGVVAVSQQLKEIGLKEKAIIVTATKGLDFETTLTPSQIWQETFPNHAVIVLSGPNLSKEIKKGLPAATVLASNDTEGAELVQSMFASDIFRVYVNNDPIGTELGGTLKNVMAIASGVCDGLNLGTNAKAALLTRALPEMIRVGTHLGASVETFFGLSGLGDLLATCDSPLSRNYQVGMGLSQGKALEDILENLEGTAEGVNTANVLIKLAHKEKIPVPISYQVYLLLKGKVSPVEAVENLMERELKEEFWYLEF; encoded by the coding sequence ATGACTACTGAAAATCTTAAAACAATTATTATTGGTGCAGGGGCATGGGGTACAAGTTTATGTTTTTTGCTTAACCGTGCGGGATTTGAATGTGAGGTGTGGAGTCGTCGGGCTGAAAAATCTTTAGAAGAAGTGGTAAAGGATGCGGATGTAATTATTTCTGCTATTTCCATGAAGGGGGTTGTGGCTGTTAGTCAACAACTTAAGGAAATCGGTTTAAAAGAGAAGGCTATTATTGTCACTGCCACTAAGGGTTTGGATTTTGAAACTACCCTTACCCCTTCTCAAATTTGGCAGGAAACTTTTCCTAACCATGCGGTAATAGTATTATCAGGGCCTAATCTTTCTAAGGAGATTAAAAAAGGTTTACCTGCAGCTACGGTATTGGCGAGTAATGATACGGAAGGGGCGGAGTTGGTACAAAGTATGTTTGCTTCGGATATTTTTAGGGTATATGTTAATAATGACCCTATTGGTACAGAATTGGGTGGTACATTGAAAAATGTAATGGCGATCGCATCGGGGGTGTGTGATGGGTTAAACTTAGGTACAAACGCAAAAGCTGCCCTTTTAACTAGAGCATTACCAGAAATGATTAGGGTAGGTACTCATCTAGGTGCATCGGTGGAAACATTTTTCGGTTTATCAGGGTTAGGAGATTTACTAGCTACCTGTGACAGCCCCTTATCTCGTAACTATCAAGTGGGCATGGGGTTATCTCAAGGGAAGGCTTTAGAAGACATTTTAGAGAATTTAGAAGGCACAGCAGAAGGAGTTAACACCGCCAATGTATTGATTAAATTAGCACACAAGGAAAAAATCCCCGTCCCGATTTCCTATCAGGTGTATTTACTCTTAAAAGGTAAAGTATCCCCCGTGGAAGCCGTTGAAAATCTCATGGAGAGGGAATTAAAAGAAGAATTTTGGTATTTGGAGTTTTAA
- the csaB gene encoding polysaccharide pyruvyl transferase CsaB translates to MKKAIICGYYGQGNAGDEALLLSLIERLPKDIEPIVLSGNPTLTTKNYGIKSYSRLDIAKQIISLGKQDYFIWGGGSLMQDITSIKSPLFYASLMKLAQLKGLTTIAYAQGIGPLNFPLTQWITKQVLKGCEGISVRDKGSAKILDNWNLSYFIAPDPVWALSSEKKINISLLKAPLIAVNVRQHSTLTDQKLQLLIDSIKQLQKATKANVILIPFQIKQDLSLCQKIEEQLKDNCQVIIIENPRQLKGIFKQIKMLIGMRLHSLIMGASEGCNCFALSYDPKVSQLMQELDIKGYELKSFPDNPEQIFNDLLTIYNHPPSLSLEKRKELEKLALTHETLFDVK, encoded by the coding sequence ATGAAAAAAGCAATAATTTGTGGCTATTATGGACAGGGAAACGCAGGGGATGAAGCATTATTATTGTCTTTAATAGAGAGATTACCTAAAGATATTGAACCTATTGTTTTATCAGGAAATCCAACTTTAACAACCAAAAATTATGGAATAAAAAGCTATTCTCGTCTTGATATTGCCAAACAAATTATTAGCTTAGGAAAACAAGATTATTTTATTTGGGGAGGCGGTAGTTTAATGCAGGATATCACCAGTATTAAAAGCCCTCTTTTTTATGCTAGTTTAATGAAATTAGCACAGCTAAAAGGCTTAACTACCATCGCCTATGCCCAAGGGATAGGGCCTCTTAATTTCCCTTTGACTCAATGGATTACCAAACAAGTATTAAAGGGTTGTGAGGGGATTAGTGTTAGGGATAAAGGTTCAGCAAAAATCCTTGATAACTGGAATTTATCTTATTTTATTGCCCCTGATCCTGTTTGGGCTTTATCTAGTGAAAAAAAAATTAACATTAGTCTTTTAAAAGCTCCTTTAATTGCTGTTAATGTTCGTCAACATTCTACATTAACTGATCAAAAATTACAATTATTAATAGATTCCATAAAACAACTACAAAAAGCAACTAAAGCTAACGTTATTTTAATTCCTTTTCAAATAAAACAAGACCTATCATTATGTCAAAAAATAGAAGAACAACTCAAAGATAATTGTCAGGTAATCATCATCGAAAATCCTCGACAATTAAAAGGTATTTTTAAACAAATAAAAATGCTCATCGGCATGAGACTACACAGTTTAATTATGGGTGCTTCTGAGGGTTGTAATTGTTTTGCTTTATCCTATGATCCTAAAGTATCTCAACTTATGCAAGAATTAGATATAAAGGGATATGAGTTAAAGTCTTTTCCTGATAACCCTGAACAAATTTTTAATGATTTATTGACCATTTATAATCATCCTCCTAGTCTATCCTTAGAAAAAAGAAAAGAGTTAGAAAAATTAGCCCTAACCCATGAAACACTTTTTGATGTTAAATAG
- the yafP gene encoding putative aetyltransferase YafP, translated as MFRFALPSDIQALKSIYQKSVTELAPSLYTKEQVIAWSSFPDDTVKFTQFILKPDTYILENNQEIVGFCGLEKNGHIASLYIHPAHTRQGYGTNLLNYALNRGIQENISRFYSEASFFSQPLFKRCGFKVLEMETVKYGVVSFERYKMEKRITRKKNEQ; from the coding sequence ATGTTTCGTTTTGCCCTACCTTCAGATATTCAAGCCTTAAAAAGTATCTACCAAAAATCAGTAACAGAATTAGCCCCTAGCCTATATACCAAAGAACAAGTAATTGCATGGTCATCATTTCCTGATGATACCGTAAAATTTACACAATTTATCCTTAAGCCTGATACCTATATCTTAGAAAATAATCAAGAAATAGTAGGCTTTTGTGGACTAGAAAAAAATGGACATATTGCTTCCCTTTATATTCATCCTGCCCACACTCGTCAAGGATATGGCACTAATTTATTAAATTATGCCTTAAATCGAGGTATCCAAGAAAATATTAGTCGATTTTATAGTGAAGCTAGTTTTTTTTCTCAACCACTATTTAAGCGTTGCGGCTTCAAAGTATTAGAAATGGAGACGGTTAAATATGGGGTAGTTTCTTTTGAAAGGTATAAAATGGAGAAAAGAATTACGAGGAAAAAAAATGAGCAGTAA